One window of the Salvia miltiorrhiza cultivar Shanhuang (shh) chromosome 6, IMPLAD_Smil_shh, whole genome shotgun sequence genome contains the following:
- the LOC130988451 gene encoding uncharacterized protein LOC130988451 gives MVPILTPKPNDSVPIPANEEDDHPSAATAALLPPFFSDSCPSNSNPKPAAITLIFISLLLSTCIALAAAAAFAFLFFRSASNPPREVARPLAKLKSPVVLLISMDGFRFGYQFKTDTPHIRRLIENGTEADLGLIPVFPTLTFPNHYSIVTGLYPAYHGIVNNFFTDPATGDFFTMASHEPKWWLGEPLWETLANRGLKASTYFWPGSEVVKGSWNCSTEYCMVYNSSVPYEERVDTVLRYFDLNSNEIPSFMTLYFEDPDHRGHKVGSDDPKITEAIARVDSMIGRLISGLEKRGVFEDVSIILVGDHGMVGTCDKKLIYLDDLGIPKDWIQSYSPLLAIRPPSGYSPKEVVAKMNEALKSGSVVNGEYLRVYVKEDLPRRLHYADSDRIPPVIGLVDEGFKVEQTRLKRQECGGSHGYDNAIFSMRSVFIAHGPRFGRGRKVPSFENVQIYNLVTSILNIDGARNNGTESFPLKVLLPSH, from the coding sequence ATGGTACCGATACTCACTCCAAAACCCAACGATTCAGTGCCCATTCCCGCAAATGAAGAAGACGATCATCCCAGCGCCGCCACCGCCGCTCTTCTACCACCCTTCTTCTCAGACTCTTGCCCCTCAAATTCAAACCCTAAACCGGCTGCCATCACCCTCATCTTCATCTCCCTCCTCCTCTCCACCTGCATTGCCCTCGCCGCCGCAGCCGCCTTCGCCTTCCTCTTCTTCCGCTCCGCCTCTAATCCGCCGCGGGAGGTGGCGAGGCCGCTCGCGAAGCTCAAGAGCCCCGTCGTCTTACTGATTTCAATGGATGGATTCAGATTCGGATACCAATTCAAGACCGACACTCCCCACATCCGTAGATTGATCGAGAATGGGACTGAAGCTGACCTAGGTTTGATTCCCGTGTTTCCAACTCTTACTTTCCCCAATCATTACTCCATTGTCACAGGCTTGTACCCTGCTTATCACGGAATTGTGAACAATTTCTTCACCGATCCCGCCACCGGCGACTTCTTCACAATGGCTAGCCACGAGCCCAAGTGGTGGCTCGGTGAGCCGCTGTGGGAGACGCTGGCGAATCGCGGCTTGAAAGCCTCTACTTATTTCTGGCCTGGCTCTGAGGTAGTGAAGGGCTCTTGGAACTGCTCTACTGAATACTGCATGGTTTATAATAGCTCTGTGCCTTATGAAGAGAGAGTTGATACTGTTTTGAGATACTTTGATTTGAACAGTAATGAGATTCCTTCGTTTATGACATTGTATTTCGAGGATCCCGATCATCGAGGCCATAAGGTTGGCTCCGATGATCCAAAGATAACGGAGGCGATTGCGAGGGTTGATAGCATGATTGGGAGGTTGATTAGTGGTTTAGAAAAGAGGGGTGTTTTTGAGGATGTGAGTATCATTTTGGTTGGTGATCATGGGATGGTTGGGACTTGTGATAAGAAGCTGATATATCTAGATGATCTTGGGATACCCAAGGACTGGATTCAGTCGTATAGCCCGCTGCTTGCCATCCGCCCACCATCTGGCTATTCGCCTAAGGAAGTTGTGGCGAAGATGAATGAGGCTCTCAAGTCGGGGAGTGTAGTGAATGGTGAGTATTTGAGGGTTTATGTCAAGGAGGATCTGCCTAGGAGGCTGCATTATGCGGATAGTGATCGTATCCCTCCGGTTATAGGCTTGGTGGATGAGGGGTTTAAGGTGGAGCAGACGAGGTTAAAGAGGCAAGAATGTGGAGGATCACATGGATATGACAATGCAATCTTCTCCATgaggagtgttttcattgctcATGGACCTCGATTTGGTAGGGGGAGGAAGGTCCCTTCATTTGAGAATGTTCAGATATACAACTTGGTTACGAGCATTTTGAACATTGATGGAGCTCGAAATAATGGAACAGAGTCTTTTCCCTTGAAAGTTCTTCTACCTAGCCATTGA